Part of the Fodinicola acaciae genome is shown below.
AGTGACCTGCCAGCCACGGCTGGCCAGCCAGATCGCGTCGCCGCCGCTGCCGCAGCCGGCGTCCAGCGCGCGACCCGGCGTGAGGCCGGAGACCTCGTCGACCAGCGACGGATTGGGGTTGCCACTCCAGGCGTTTTCCCCGGACGAATAGCGCTCTTCCCAGTATGCCGCGTCAAACTGTTCGGAAATGTCGTGTGTCATGCGTGCATGATGCGCCGGCCATTCCGGAAAGCGCCAATCCTGTTGCCGGAATGGCAACTATTCCAGGGCCAGGAAGACCCATTTCTGGCCCTCGGCCAGGCCGGCGAGCTCACGGCCGGCCTCGGCGAGCACTCCGTTGGCCGACAGGATGTGCTGCGTGCCGGCGTGCATGTCGCGAAACAGCCGCTGCATGACGCCGTCGCACAGTGCGCTCGTGCCGCCGTTCTTGTACGCCCACTGGCTGACTTCCTGCGTCGTCCAGGTGATGTTGGTCAGCGCGATCCGCAGCAGCGTACGCTGCCGGGTCGTCAGCTGGTCGCCGGCGCTGAGCGTGTTCCACACGTCGTGCCAGGTCTCGAACACCAGCGCTGCGGCAGCCCGGAACTTTCCCTCCATGGTGCCGAAACCGAGGTGGAAATGCTCGCTGCTGGCGAGCTGGCCGGGTCGGCCGGCCTTCTTCCGCGCCGAGGCCGCCAGCTCGTCGAGGATCCGCCGGCCGATGCCGAGCGTCCAGCCGGAGTGGCAGATCAACGCGATCTGCACGACGCCGAGGTCGTAGAACGGACCACCGCGTGTCGACCCTTCGACCAGTCCGTCGTGCGACCAGCCCGGCGGGATGAAGACGTCCGTCATCGTGTAGTCGATGCTGCCGGTCGCCACCAGGCCGAGCACGTCCCAGTTGTCGATCAGCGTCGCTTTTTCCAGCGGCGCAACGCAGACGCGAAACTGCTCGGTGTCGGTCGTGACGACCGCATTGTGCGTG
Proteins encoded:
- a CDS encoding acyl-CoA dehydrogenase family protein, giving the protein MSDLVKQARELQPLLDERAAECERLGRLTDDIDAAYHERGLYGMWVPRSLGGSELDPISALRVLEALSYAQPSAGWVLAATALETGTAGAYLGDEAVAELFAGERFPVLGGQGTRPGTAVPRDGGYDISGSWSFASGIKHASYTHNAVVTTDTEQFRVCVAPLEKATLIDNWDVLGLVATGSIDYTMTDVFIPPGWSHDGLVEGSTRGGPFYDLGVVQIALICHSGWTLGIGRRILDELAASARKKAGRPGQLASSEHFHLGFGTMEGKFRAAAALVFETWHDVWNTLSAGDQLTTRQRTLLRIALTNITWTTQEVSQWAYKNGGTSALCDGVMQRLFRDMHAGTQHILSANGVLAEAGRELAGLAEGQKWVFLALE